In Desulfovibrio litoralis DSM 11393, a genomic segment contains:
- the thiE gene encoding thiamine phosphate synthase: MIKNVLNTDIYAITDSKLSLNRNTIDVVKELLKADVKLIQYREKYKKMGEMLKECLEISRLCKESGACFIVNDHVDIAILSKADGVHIGQEDLPVSAIRQLLGETKIIGLSTHSPKQALEAEKLYKDGLLNYIGVGPIFPTKTKVDVCEAVGFEYLEYVVQNCTVPFVAIGGIKKHNLAEVIKHGAKCCALVSEIVSAQDIPAQIKEIRTIFQGSKK; this comes from the coding sequence ATGATAAAAAACGTTTTAAATACTGATATATATGCTATTACAGATTCAAAACTTTCTTTAAACCGCAACACGATTGATGTTGTTAAAGAACTTTTAAAAGCCGATGTTAAATTAATACAATATCGTGAAAAATATAAAAAAATGGGCGAAATGCTCAAAGAATGCCTTGAAATAAGTCGCCTTTGCAAAGAATCAGGGGCTTGTTTTATCGTTAATGACCATGTGGATATTGCAATTTTATCCAAAGCTGACGGTGTGCATATAGGACAGGAAGACCTGCCTGTATCCGCTATTCGTCAATTATTGGGCGAAACTAAAATTATAGGCTTGTCGACTCACTCTCCCAAACAAGCCCTTGAGGCGGAAAAACTATATAAAGACGGGTTATTAAATTATATAGGAGTTGGACCTATTTTTCCGACTAAGACCAAAGTTGATGTTTGTGAAGCTGTTGGTTTTGAATACTTGGAATATGTCGTACAAAACTGCACAGTGCCTTTTGTGGCTATTGGCGGAATAAAAAAACATAACTTGGCTGAAGTGATAAAACACGGTGCCAAGTGTTGTGCTTTAGTCTCAGAAATTGTTTCCGCTCAAGATATTCCTGCTCAAATAAAAGAAATTCGGACAATATTTCAAGGTTCTAAAAAATAA
- the nadE gene encoding NAD(+) synthase: MKIALLQMSSIVGDIDTNTKRIFTAVKQAEEQGAELCIAPELFLSGYSPLNLLTMPIFLERARKRLYQLANKLASAPPLVIGAPLANTLPIGKPAFNAALYLSEGKISVLTSKIHLPLDDIFEDQRYFEHGTTPGHFSINGINFMVVVGSDLLNSLDHQCTEDGVGCLDVVGRSLEYGVDAIVNIAALPYTQQSGEFYRNQLSELANYYKTQILFVNSFGTCDSLIFGGRSAFISSKGKVIREAAAFEQDIKIVNVGKREEPVPSFFGASPNQSLDLLGFNSNVGTVKNNVVFRSNEATKDIPEIWGALRLGLKEFINRIIPSHHSPKVIIGISGGIDSAVIAALAADAFNPLDVLGVTMPSSINSAETQSDAKLLAQTLGIQFLSIPIEDPLNSFKELILTAELNTPNPVNAPEANELQERTVENLQSRIRGGILMTLSNQFNGLVLCCSNKSEIAMGYCTLYGDTVGALSPLGDVLKTEVYRIANWYNKTYPDKAIPQTIIDRPPTAELSYGQQDVDSLPPYPVLDSILSAHLAEKLDSASIIEKGFKPDIVQSVFTLLKQAEFKRYQLPPVLRITNNSFSRGWRRPILANYQL; this comes from the coding sequence ATGAAAATAGCTCTGCTTCAAATGTCATCTATAGTCGGTGATATTGACACAAATACGAAAAGAATTTTTACAGCAGTTAAACAGGCAGAAGAACAAGGTGCCGAATTATGTATCGCACCTGAACTTTTTCTTTCGGGATATTCCCCTTTAAATCTTTTGACTATGCCTATTTTCTTAGAAAGAGCAAGAAAAAGACTATATCAACTTGCAAACAAGCTTGCCTCTGCTCCACCATTAGTTATCGGAGCACCGCTCGCTAACACCCTACCAATAGGAAAGCCGGCCTTTAATGCGGCTTTATACTTAAGCGAAGGAAAAATCAGCGTTTTAACAAGTAAAATTCATTTACCTCTAGATGATATATTTGAAGACCAACGTTACTTTGAACACGGCACAACCCCCGGGCATTTCAGCATTAACGGCATAAACTTTATGGTTGTTGTCGGGTCTGATTTATTAAATAGCTTAGACCACCAATGTACAGAAGATGGAGTTGGCTGTTTAGACGTAGTTGGAAGAAGCCTTGAATATGGGGTAGACGCTATTGTAAACATTGCCGCCCTTCCTTATACTCAACAATCAGGCGAATTTTATCGCAACCAACTTTCTGAGCTTGCTAACTATTATAAAACGCAGATTTTATTTGTAAACAGCTTTGGTACCTGCGACAGTCTTATCTTTGGAGGACGCAGTGCCTTTATAAGCAGTAAAGGTAAGGTTATAAGAGAAGCCGCCGCCTTTGAACAAGATATAAAAATTGTTAATGTAGGAAAAAGAGAAGAACCGGTTCCAAGCTTTTTTGGAGCTTCCCCAAATCAATCTCTTGACCTTCTCGGATTTAATTCTAATGTTGGAACTGTAAAAAATAACGTCGTATTTAGATCGAACGAAGCAACAAAAGATATTCCTGAAATTTGGGGAGCGTTGCGTCTTGGCTTAAAAGAATTTATTAACAGAATAATTCCCTCTCATCATTCTCCAAAAGTTATTATCGGAATCTCAGGCGGAATTGACTCTGCCGTAATTGCGGCTCTGGCAGCAGATGCCTTTAACCCGCTTGACGTACTCGGCGTTACAATGCCATCTTCTATCAACTCTGCCGAAACCCAAAGCGACGCTAAATTATTGGCTCAAACCCTTGGAATTCAGTTCCTTTCTATTCCAATAGAAGACCCCTTAAACTCCTTTAAAGAACTAATCTTAACAGCAGAGTTGAATACCCCAAACCCGGTTAACGCCCCTGAGGCTAATGAGCTTCAAGAACGTACGGTAGAAAATCTGCAATCAAGAATTCGCGGCGGTATTTTAATGACTCTTTCCAACCAGTTTAACGGGCTTGTCTTATGTTGTAGCAACAAGTCGGAGATAGCTATGGGATATTGCACTTTGTATGGCGACACAGTCGGTGCGTTATCTCCTTTGGGCGATGTTTTGAAAACAGAAGTCTATCGTATTGCTAACTGGTATAACAAAACTTACCCGGACAAAGCAATTCCGCAAACTATTATTGACAGACCGCCAACAGCTGAATTAAGTTATGGGCAACAAGATGTTGACAGCCTACCGCCTTATCCTGTTTTAGATTCTATTTTGTCCGCACATTTAGCAGAAAAACTAGATAGTGCCAGTATTATCGAAAAAGGTTTTAAACCCGATATTGTTCAAAGCGTCTTCACTCTTTTAAAACAAGCCGAATTTAAACGTTATCAGCTTCCACCTGTGTTGCGTATTACAAACAATTCTTTTTCAAGAGGCTGGCGACGCCCTATACTCGCCAATTATCAATTATAA